A stretch of Sulfurimonas autotrophica DSM 16294 DNA encodes these proteins:
- the eno gene encoding phosphopyruvate hydratase, with amino-acid sequence MFIDDISAIEVMDSRGNPTVKATVRLSDGTTAGAIVPSGASTGKREALELRDGGERYMGKGVLQAVENVNSQISDVLIGMSPFNQAVIDATMKELDGTQNYGNLGANAVLGVSMAVARAAAQSLGIPLYRYLGGANAMVMSTPMLNIINGGSHADNNVDFQEYMIMPVGFEDFATSLRAASEVYHNLKSILSAKGHSTSLGDEGGFAPNLSSNEEPIQVIMEAIEKAGYVPGEQIGIALDVAASEIVTDGGYRLESEGRTLGSEELVAYYENLCAKYPIVSIEDGLSEDDWDGFKLMTEKLGDKIQIVGDDLFVTNASILNEGIERGIANSILIKPNQIGSVSETMLTVRLAQRNGYTCVMSHRSGESEDAFIADFAVALNCGQIKTGSTARGERTAKYNRLLEIENEIVYSEYLGSALFT; translated from the coding sequence ATGTTTATTGATGATATTAGTGCAATCGAGGTAATGGATTCTCGCGGAAATCCGACGGTAAAAGCGACGGTAAGATTGAGTGACGGAACAACTGCTGGTGCTATTGTGCCTTCAGGTGCAAGTACAGGAAAGCGTGAAGCATTAGAACTTCGTGACGGCGGTGAGCGCTACATGGGCAAAGGTGTGTTGCAGGCGGTTGAAAATGTAAATTCTCAAATTTCTGATGTGCTTATAGGTATGAGTCCTTTTAATCAGGCTGTGATTGATGCAACAATGAAAGAGCTTGATGGTACGCAAAACTATGGTAACCTCGGTGCAAATGCAGTGCTTGGTGTTTCTATGGCTGTAGCACGCGCAGCTGCACAGAGTCTTGGTATTCCTTTGTACCGCTATTTAGGCGGAGCAAATGCGATGGTTATGTCGACACCGATGCTTAATATCATCAATGGTGGAAGTCACGCAGACAATAACGTGGATTTTCAAGAGTATATGATTATGCCTGTCGGTTTTGAAGATTTTGCAACGTCTCTTCGCGCTGCATCTGAAGTGTATCATAATCTTAAATCGATTTTATCGGCAAAAGGTCACAGTACATCTTTAGGTGATGAGGGTGGTTTTGCGCCGAATCTTTCATCAAATGAAGAGCCTATTCAAGTTATTATGGAAGCGATAGAAAAAGCCGGATATGTACCGGGTGAGCAGATCGGCATTGCACTAGATGTCGCAGCAAGCGAAATTGTTACAGATGGTGGTTACAGACTTGAATCTGAAGGACGTACACTGGGCAGCGAGGAACTTGTAGCTTATTATGAAAATTTATGCGCGAAGTATCCTATTGTATCTATTGAAGATGGTCTAAGTGAAGATGACTGGGATGGATTCAAATTGATGACAGAAAAATTGGGTGATAAAATCCAGATTGTCGGAGATGATTTATTTGTTACAAATGCAAGCATTTTAAACGAAGGGATAGAAAGAGGTATTGCCAATTCTATCTTAATCAAACCAAACCAGATCGGTTCTGTAAGTGAAACAATGCTTACAGTTCGTCTTGCACAAAGAAACGGCTATACATGTGTAATGAGCCACCGTTCAGGTGAAAGTGAAGATGCTTTTATAGCTGATTTTGCTGTGGCACTTAACTGTGGTCAAATTAAAACAGGTTCAACTGCCCGAGGTGAGCGAACTGCAAAATATAATCGCTTGTTAGAGATTGAAAATGAAATTGTATACAGCGAGTATTTAGGGTCAGCACTATTTACCTAG
- a CDS encoding AMIN domain-containing protein → MIRVLLLICLCSLLLQARENPFFPIDTAQDIPFTSNQANTLPMLKRATATLPSTARTIESVTVEYKNLDGSIAHKKVLIQNTIDWHLPIFISQNYNESNGETVVKKQVIKQAKKVNYKKIASLKFISFYAKKNKLKILTKDKILRNFLLVKPHRIVCDFKRDTDIGSFIKSINEKSLFTKIRVGTHKDYYRVVIELDGYYSYKLDHIPGGYMIKLL, encoded by the coding sequence ATGATAAGAGTTTTATTATTGATTTGTCTGTGTTCTTTACTGCTTCAAGCAAGAGAAAACCCATTTTTTCCTATAGATACTGCCCAAGACATTCCTTTTACATCAAATCAGGCAAATACTTTACCTATGCTAAAAAGAGCAACTGCTACTTTGCCCTCAACCGCAAGAACCATAGAAAGTGTAACAGTAGAGTATAAGAATCTTGACGGTTCAATTGCACATAAAAAAGTATTGATTCAAAATACCATAGATTGGCATTTGCCTATTTTTATTTCGCAAAACTACAATGAATCAAATGGCGAAACTGTAGTGAAAAAGCAAGTAATAAAACAGGCAAAAAAAGTGAATTATAAAAAAATTGCATCATTAAAGTTTATATCATTTTATGCAAAGAAAAATAAGCTTAAAATTTTGACAAAAGATAAAATACTAAGAAACTTTTTACTTGTTAAACCACATAGAATAGTATGTGATTTTAAACGTGACACAGATATAGGCAGTTTTATAAAAAGTATCAATGAAAAATCATTGTTTACGAAAATACGGGTGGGAACACATAAAGACTACTATAGAGTAGTTATAGAGCTGGATGGATATTACAGCTACAAATTAGATCATATTCCGGGTGGATATATGATTAAACTTTTATAA
- a CDS encoding DUF481 domain-containing protein: MKFLILFIMSIMSAQAVITIAPVDIGAQPGLSGSVKGSFVTKRGNTDSDEYSAGARVQYDNNNTYIIWGDIAFSYAKASGQTNTNKTYAHIRYIHTFYKKDLNWEAFVQSQTDKFTKIQKRLLAGIGLRYHAAMQSYGNIYLGFGGFAEHIDYTTNIDPSEDNVRLNMYIAYKNKFTKSVKFSYIGYYQPRVDIFSDYILSNSAELKVKIYKQLSINFELTYNQDTKPAIGVQKYDFVQKTSFVYDF, from the coding sequence ATGAAGTTTTTAATTTTATTCATAATGAGTATAATGAGTGCACAGGCCGTAATTACTATTGCGCCGGTTGATATAGGTGCACAACCTGGTTTGAGCGGGAGTGTTAAAGGCTCCTTTGTAACTAAAAGAGGAAATACAGATAGTGATGAATACAGTGCAGGCGCAAGAGTACAGTATGATAATAATAACACATATATCATATGGGGTGATATAGCATTCAGTTATGCGAAAGCATCAGGACAAACAAATACAAATAAAACATATGCACATATCCGTTATATTCATACATTTTATAAAAAAGATTTAAACTGGGAAGCTTTTGTACAGTCTCAAACAGATAAATTTACAAAAATTCAAAAAAGATTATTAGCAGGTATTGGCTTAAGATATCATGCAGCAATGCAAAGTTATGGAAATATATATTTGGGTTTTGGTGGTTTTGCAGAACATATTGACTATACAACAAATATTGATCCAAGCGAGGATAATGTAAGATTAAATATGTATATTGCATACAAAAATAAATTTACCAAGAGTGTGAAATTTTCATATATAGGCTATTATCAACCGAGAGTAGATATATTCAGCGACTATATTTTATCAAATTCTGCAGAATTAAAAGTCAAAATTTACAAGCAGCTTTCAATTAATTTTGAATTAACATATAATCAAGATACAAAGCCGGCAATTGGGGTGCAAAAATATGATTTTGTACAAAAAACAAGCTTTGTGTATGATTTTTAA
- the mgtE gene encoding magnesium transporter has protein sequence MKELSKYLKSHNASEIHPAEIAKILKGLNDKDFSKAIKLVPKDLVGDVALALPDRYFDDVVENLSVDELSHAVSELESDDQLEFMQELEDVDENVASKVFNTLDAEDKKEISKLKKYDEDQAGAYMQLEVFTAREDEIVQDVIKRFARLRKENELENVQNLFIVDKNNRLLYTVGLDDLLIFDFSKTIKENIEQSEDSFEPKIATDTEDIKEVVNYFKEYDLSVMPVVNEKGILVGRITSDDIYDIINEHATEQMYNLAGVDDEAEEDEDILKASKKRATWLGINLLTAIAASLVIGLFQDTINLMVALAVLMPIVASMGGNAGTQSLTVVVRQLALGEISHTDAFRTIKKEVVISLMNGLLFAVVMAIIAWMWFHIPLLGVVIGLSMIINLLMAGFFGAMIPLMLKTLGIDPAIGSTVILTTITDIVGFFSFLALAKYILL, from the coding sequence ATGAAAGAATTAAGTAAATATTTAAAATCTCATAATGCGAGTGAGATACATCCGGCTGAGATTGCAAAAATTTTAAAAGGTCTCAATGACAAAGATTTCAGCAAGGCAATTAAGCTGGTACCAAAAGATCTTGTCGGGGATGTCGCACTTGCATTGCCTGATAGATATTTTGATGATGTTGTTGAAAACCTAAGCGTTGATGAGCTTTCACACGCAGTCAGTGAACTTGAATCAGATGATCAGCTCGAATTTATGCAAGAGCTTGAAGATGTTGATGAAAATGTCGCTTCAAAAGTTTTTAACACACTTGATGCCGAAGATAAAAAAGAGATTTCAAAACTTAAAAAGTATGATGAAGATCAAGCCGGTGCTTATATGCAACTTGAGGTCTTTACGGCTAGAGAAGATGAAATAGTTCAGGATGTTATTAAAAGATTTGCTCGTCTTAGAAAAGAAAATGAGCTTGAAAATGTTCAAAATCTATTTATTGTAGATAAAAACAACAGACTTTTATATACTGTCGGTTTAGATGATTTATTAATATTTGATTTTTCAAAAACTATAAAAGAAAATATAGAGCAGAGCGAAGACTCTTTTGAGCCTAAAATTGCAACTGACACTGAGGATATTAAAGAGGTAGTAAACTACTTTAAAGAGTATGATTTATCCGTCATGCCGGTTGTGAATGAGAAGGGAATTTTAGTCGGTCGTATTACATCTGATGATATTTATGATATCATTAACGAACATGCAACAGAACAGATGTATAATCTTGCCGGTGTCGATGATGAAGCCGAAGAGGATGAAGATATACTCAAAGCCAGTAAAAAGCGTGCAACATGGCTGGGCATAAACCTTTTAACGGCGATAGCAGCTTCTCTTGTAATTGGCTTATTTCAAGATACGATTAACTTAATGGTTGCTCTTGCTGTACTGATGCCGATTGTGGCTTCTATGGGCGGAAATGCAGGAACGCAGAGTTTGACTGTTGTTGTTCGTCAACTGGCTTTAGGTGAAATATCGCATACGGATGCGTTTAGAACTATAAAAAAAGAGGTAGTGATTTCTTTAATGAATGGTCTACTTTTTGCTGTAGTTATGGCTATAATAGCCTGGATGTGGTTTCATATACCGCTGCTTGGTGTTGTGATTGGCTTAAGTATGATTATAAACCTTTTGATGGCAGGTTTTTTTGGAGCAATGATTCCGTTAATGCTTAAAACCTTAGGTATAGACCCGGCTATAGGAAGTACGGTTATTTTAACAACTATAACTGATATAGTAGGCTTTTTTAGCTTTTTGGCTTTAGCAAAATATATATTACTTTAA
- a CDS encoding CNNM domain-containing protein: MELLILFFVLSVGISFLCSVLESVLLSINMSYVAVLEKEKPSVGKLIRHHKENINKSIAAVLILNTIANTLGAAAVGAQASKIFGNDAVVYVSVVLTFAILFISEIIPKTIGAIYWKQLAPISAYFIQAFIWLTYPIILSTLAVTNRISKGKTDAHSLTKEELLESMLMSEDEGIIDEKESDVIENILNLDNIKASEVLTPRSVVFALDESMKIKDVIKSQPAIFKFSRIPIYRGSLEDVTGLVLTKKIFKQALEDDSVPLSAIKKEMFSINENIPVSKALDLLISKKDHMFLVTDNYDQTEGIITLEDCVETILGVEIMDESDTTEDMRELAKRKMKLRRKAKESE, encoded by the coding sequence TTGGAATTATTAATACTCTTTTTTGTCCTTTCTGTAGGAATTTCATTCTTGTGCTCTGTTTTAGAATCAGTGCTCTTATCTATTAATATGTCTTACGTTGCAGTACTTGAAAAAGAAAAGCCTTCTGTTGGGAAACTGATACGTCATCACAAAGAAAATATCAACAAATCAATAGCTGCCGTACTTATATTAAATACAATAGCAAATACACTCGGAGCTGCTGCAGTTGGTGCACAAGCTTCAAAAATATTTGGAAATGATGCTGTTGTTTATGTATCTGTAGTGCTAACATTTGCAATTTTATTTATATCGGAGATTATTCCAAAAACAATAGGTGCAATTTACTGGAAACAGCTTGCACCTATTTCTGCTTATTTTATACAAGCTTTCATTTGGTTGACGTATCCAATCATTTTAAGCACCTTAGCGGTTACAAACAGAATATCTAAAGGTAAAACGGATGCACATTCTCTAACTAAAGAGGAACTTCTAGAGAGTATGTTGATGAGTGAAGATGAAGGTATCATAGATGAAAAAGAATCTGATGTTATTGAAAATATTTTAAATCTTGATAATATAAAAGCGAGTGAGGTTCTAACGCCGAGAAGTGTTGTTTTTGCGTTGGATGAGAGTATGAAAATAAAAGATGTGATCAAATCACAGCCGGCTATTTTTAAATTTTCCCGTATACCTATTTATCGTGGCTCATTAGAAGATGTAACAGGTTTAGTGCTTACAAAAAAAATTTTTAAACAGGCCCTTGAAGATGATTCTGTGCCTCTTTCTGCAATAAAAAAAGAGATGTTTTCCATTAATGAAAATATACCGGTAAGCAAGGCGCTTGACCTGCTGATATCAAAAAAAGATCATATGTTTTTAGTAACTGACAATTATGACCAGACTGAAGGAATTATAACGCTTGAAGATTGTGTTGAGACGATTTTGGGTGTTGAAATTATGGATGAGAGTGATACGACAGAAGATATGCGTGAACTTGCAAAAAGAAAAATGAAATTACGCCGCAAAGCAAAAGAGAGCGAATAG
- a CDS encoding NAD(P)/FAD-dependent oxidoreductase, giving the protein MKKVLILGAGFAGVDAASYLRKMDYDVTLVSNRDYFYIYPTSIWIPTHENEFKDVCVDLKELQRAHGFKLIIDDVAAISQAENSVTLAGGEIINDYDYLIIAMGASKMKAPGIENTLSICGAPEQSLKIRDALDALVEKGSGKICMGFGGNPKDSSAVRGGPGFELLFNVHNMLKDKGIRDNYELTFFAPMAEPGKRMGPQALKMMDTMFGKLGIKQHFGKKIKQFEKDGIVFEDTSKLESDFTMFIPAGDGHDVIKKSDLSTNDAGFIKTDDYSCVLNDDGSMSNIYAIGDVAALEGYDWRAKQGHVAEVMAKNTAHNIEQRDNGGSDFKGYHEHLNILCVMDTGNGAAFVYRDEKRAFMLPLPVIGHWLKKGWGLYCRNSKLGKIPRIPGM; this is encoded by the coding sequence ATGAAAAAAGTACTTATTTTAGGCGCTGGTTTTGCCGGAGTTGATGCTGCATCATACTTAAGAAAAATGGATTATGATGTTACTCTGGTAAGCAACAGAGACTATTTTTATATCTATCCTACTTCTATATGGATACCGACACATGAGAATGAATTTAAAGATGTCTGCGTTGATTTAAAAGAGTTGCAGCGTGCTCATGGCTTTAAACTCATTATAGACGATGTTGCAGCAATTTCACAAGCAGAAAATTCTGTTACCCTTGCAGGTGGAGAGATCATAAATGATTATGATTACCTTATAATTGCGATGGGTGCTTCAAAAATGAAAGCACCAGGTATAGAAAACACCCTTTCAATCTGTGGGGCACCCGAACAATCTCTCAAAATTCGAGATGCGCTTGATGCGCTTGTAGAAAAAGGCAGCGGCAAAATCTGTATGGGATTTGGCGGCAATCCAAAAGATAGTTCTGCTGTACGTGGCGGGCCGGGATTTGAGCTGCTTTTTAATGTACATAATATGCTTAAAGATAAAGGTATCAGAGATAACTACGAACTTACTTTTTTTGCTCCAATGGCCGAACCAGGCAAGCGTATGGGACCACAGGCTCTTAAAATGATGGACACGATGTTTGGCAAACTAGGTATAAAACAGCATTTTGGCAAAAAAATAAAACAGTTTGAAAAAGACGGCATAGTCTTCGAAGATACAAGTAAACTCGAATCAGATTTCACCATGTTTATCCCGGCAGGTGATGGGCATGATGTGATTAAAAAGTCAGATTTGTCGACAAATGATGCCGGATTTATAAAAACAGATGATTATTCTTGTGTTTTAAATGACGACGGTTCCATGAGTAATATTTATGCTATTGGTGATGTTGCTGCACTTGAAGGATATGACTGGAGAGCAAAGCAGGGACATGTTGCCGAAGTTATGGCAAAAAACACAGCACATAATATTGAGCAGCGTGACAACGGAGGCAGTGATTTTAAAGGCTATCATGAGCACTTAAACATTCTATGTGTTATGGATACAGGTAATGGAGCAGCCTTTGTCTACAGAGATGAAAAACGTGCTTTTATGCTGCCTCTGCCTGTCATCGGGCATTGGCTTAAAAAAGGATGGGGTCTTTACTGTCGTAACTCTAAACTCGGTAAAATTCCTAGAATTCCTGGTATGTAA
- a CDS encoding DMT family transporter — MNLKNDDKHYEYLLLFAMLLWGGGWTALKILTLTMPMDVVIFWRFFLMSLSFLPILYFFKTPITLTRGSLKYIALSSLLNIAFMVFAFLGIKYGLAGAGSVIITTFSPIMTFLLVAIFFKSRLSTRQYLGLLLGLIGGYILLQLNNFSLFLNGSNIYFLLCAIIWAGVTLLSQYSQKHIHPVHYSFFISVIATFFSFLYAYNSDLGAVFTQGAKFWIALIYLAVLGQTVATTIFFIASGKLGSQKTSSFMFLVPFFALICAWLILDEPLQPHIIVGGLISMLAVYFINKK; from the coding sequence ATGAATTTGAAAAACGACGATAAACATTATGAATATCTACTGCTCTTTGCTATGTTGCTTTGGGGCGGAGGATGGACTGCTTTAAAAATTCTTACACTTACAATGCCGATGGATGTCGTCATATTTTGGCGTTTTTTTCTTATGAGTCTCTCATTTTTACCAATTCTTTATTTTTTTAAAACACCTATAACGCTTACTCGAGGCTCACTTAAGTACATAGCCCTCAGTTCACTCTTAAACATTGCCTTTATGGTTTTTGCCTTTTTGGGTATAAAGTATGGTCTTGCAGGGGCCGGAAGTGTCATCATTACAACATTCAGTCCTATTATGACCTTTTTACTTGTTGCCATATTCTTTAAAAGCAGACTCTCAACAAGACAGTATCTTGGTCTTTTACTCGGACTAATCGGCGGTTATATTTTACTGCAGCTCAATAATTTCTCACTATTTTTAAACGGTTCAAATATTTACTTCCTACTCTGTGCTATTATCTGGGCAGGTGTTACTCTTCTCTCACAATACTCACAAAAGCATATTCATCCTGTGCATTACAGTTTTTTTATTTCAGTTATAGCCACTTTTTTTAGTTTTTTGTATGCCTATAATTCTGATCTTGGTGCTGTTTTTACTCAAGGTGCAAAATTTTGGATTGCCCTGATTTATCTCGCTGTTTTAGGCCAAACAGTTGCGACAACTATCTTCTTTATCGCCAGCGGAAAACTCGGCAGTCAAAAGACAAGCTCTTTTATGTTTTTAGTGCCGTTTTTTGCCCTGATTTGTGCCTGGCTGATTCTAGATGAACCCTTGCAGCCACATATAATTGTTGGTGGACTTATCAGCATGCTTGCGGTATACTTTATAAATAAAAAATAG
- a CDS encoding dicarboxylate/amino acid:cation symporter, with translation MIRKIKKYATTNTLVVFGIILGLVFGILFPELALKQKMIGTAFVYFLKMLVVPLVFASIFVAILGLGSIEHLKRMGLKTIGLYILTTALAVVTAIIAMNIFHIGEHVSNVGLEYTKAATLAPFSFESMLLSFIPTNIFNALSEGKMMQIIVFAILFGVASLYLIPKQKEVLGSFFTAVSEAMLKMAEWVILLTPIGVFSLISYVIAEQGIDVVFGLYKYVLLVVGVILFHALITLPGVLRFFTKVNPYSYLSDVREAPIMAFSTASSAATLPVSMRVVEEIGEVDKKTASFVLPLGATVSMDGTAAYLSIAVLYIANLAGVALSLGDQLLLGITVVALSVGVAALPSASLVMMVIILNQLGLPIEYMALIVAVDRILDMCRTSLNVTSDLIVTKIVDEFEKRR, from the coding sequence ATGATTAGAAAAATAAAAAAATATGCCACAACCAACACACTCGTAGTCTTTGGCATCATTCTTGGGCTTGTATTTGGCATACTCTTCCCCGAACTTGCACTCAAACAAAAGATGATAGGTACAGCCTTTGTCTATTTTTTGAAAATGCTTGTTGTTCCTCTTGTATTTGCCAGTATTTTTGTTGCCATACTCGGGCTTGGGTCAATTGAGCATTTAAAAAGAATGGGGTTAAAAACCATTGGTTTGTATATCTTAACAACTGCTCTTGCCGTCGTTACAGCAATTATTGCGATGAATATTTTTCATATCGGCGAGCATGTCAGCAATGTGGGGCTTGAGTACACAAAAGCTGCAACATTGGCACCTTTTTCTTTTGAGAGTATGCTACTGAGTTTTATTCCTACAAATATTTTCAATGCCCTGAGCGAGGGGAAAATGATGCAGATTATTGTGTTTGCCATTCTTTTTGGTGTGGCATCACTCTATCTTATTCCCAAACAAAAAGAGGTGCTTGGCAGTTTTTTTACTGCCGTCAGTGAAGCGATGCTCAAAATGGCGGAGTGGGTTATTCTACTTACGCCTATCGGTGTTTTTTCTCTTATATCGTATGTTATTGCCGAGCAGGGTATTGATGTAGTATTTGGGCTTTACAAATATGTTCTACTCGTTGTCGGCGTTATACTCTTTCACGCTCTTATCACTCTGCCCGGTGTACTGAGATTTTTTACAAAAGTAAACCCGTACTCTTACCTTTCAGATGTTCGAGAGGCACCTATTATGGCTTTTTCCACCGCCTCTTCTGCAGCTACGCTTCCTGTAAGCATGCGCGTTGTTGAAGAGATAGGCGAAGTAGATAAAAAGACAGCCTCTTTTGTCCTTCCTTTAGGTGCAACAGTCTCTATGGACGGTACAGCAGCCTATTTGAGCATTGCCGTTTTATACATTGCCAATTTAGCCGGAGTAGCTTTAAGTCTGGGTGACCAACTTCTTTTGGGCATTACGGTTGTTGCTTTAAGCGTAGGTGTAGCCGCTCTGCCAAGTGCTTCACTTGTTATGATGGTGATTATATTAAACCAGTTGGGACTTCCTATTGAGTATATGGCTTTAATAGTAGCCGTTGACAGGATTCTTGACATGTGCAGAACTTCACTTAATGTCACCTCAGATTTGATTGTGACAAAAATTGTAGATGAATTTGAAAAACGACGATAA
- the asnB gene encoding asparagine synthase (glutamine-hydrolyzing), with protein sequence MCAIFGIIGEYNDNQAKSALSLLSHRGPDYCGITQKKNLFFAHQRLSILDTHHRSHQPLKHKNILLSFNGEIYNFQELKSELYFDFQTQSDSEVIIAAYLKWGIDFVKHLRGMFAIALMDGDTLYLFRDRLGKKPLFYLEGSSFVFASEIKALKPFLSTCKLDNDALLSYLSFLAPTPPHTFYEGIKKLAAGEYLAYKEGQVTCKRYFDLLDAPSVLITTKEEALKKIETLLEESIELRLSADVPVASLLSGGIDSATINYFAKLKAMPLQTYTLGYKEFAKYDERENARQSAEFLGLSNTQIEIDENDFIRASDKVMDTLDEPLNDPAAVPLYLLFEQIKKDGYKVVMSGEGADELFLGYRQYFEYLDIQGAATLAHKNWLKKYFRANFSMNREWEWYKRIFDDTLLFRSSGEKFTDLQKNQLMRRNVKDNESLKYLKSYRQRFEGSQHKDESIWYSYIDLNIFQAEHFLTKLDRVSMAHSIESRTPFLDHKLASALFSIDPKLRYGDGITKSLLKEVMRNKLDTKILTRKKKGFSNPYMEYLINSKKINLIQEVNTQTGMFHKKKLDEYINTASRGSFKQHVWGLYVLSYWIKKNLL encoded by the coding sequence ATGTGTGCAATTTTTGGTATCATCGGTGAATATAATGACAATCAGGCAAAAAGTGCCCTTTCGCTTTTGTCGCACCGCGGCCCGGATTACTGCGGTATAACCCAAAAGAAAAATCTTTTCTTTGCACATCAGCGCCTCTCAATTTTAGATACACACCACAGAAGTCATCAACCACTCAAACATAAAAATATTCTGCTTTCTTTTAACGGGGAAATATACAACTTTCAAGAGCTTAAATCTGAACTTTATTTTGACTTTCAAACACAAAGTGACAGTGAGGTCATCATTGCAGCATATCTCAAATGGGGTATTGACTTTGTAAAGCATCTCAGAGGAATGTTCGCCATTGCTTTAATGGATGGTGACACGCTCTACCTCTTTCGTGACAGACTCGGCAAAAAACCGCTTTTTTATCTTGAGGGTTCCTCTTTTGTATTTGCTTCTGAAATAAAAGCACTGAAGCCTTTTTTGTCTACATGTAAGCTGGATAATGACGCACTTCTATCCTATCTTTCTTTTTTAGCACCTACACCGCCGCATACTTTTTATGAGGGCATCAAAAAACTTGCCGCAGGAGAGTATCTGGCATACAAAGAGGGACAGGTTACATGTAAACGCTATTTTGATTTGCTTGATGCACCCTCTGTGCTTATCACTACAAAAGAAGAAGCCCTTAAAAAGATTGAAACCCTTTTAGAAGAGTCCATAGAACTGCGTCTGAGTGCGGATGTACCTGTGGCATCACTGCTCTCAGGCGGCATAGACAGTGCAACTATCAACTATTTTGCCAAGCTAAAAGCCATGCCTCTGCAAACCTATACACTCGGCTACAAAGAGTTTGCAAAGTATGATGAACGCGAAAATGCCAGACAGAGTGCCGAATTTTTAGGTTTGAGTAATACCCAGATAGAAATAGATGAAAATGATTTTATCCGTGCAAGTGATAAAGTGATGGACACGCTTGATGAACCGCTTAATGACCCTGCTGCCGTACCTTTGTATCTACTTTTTGAGCAGATAAAAAAAGACGGTTACAAAGTTGTCATGAGCGGAGAGGGTGCGGATGAACTTTTTTTAGGATACAGACAGTATTTTGAATATCTCGACATACAGGGTGCTGCAACTCTGGCACATAAAAACTGGCTCAAAAAATACTTTCGGGCAAATTTTTCGATGAACCGAGAGTGGGAATGGTATAAACGAATTTTTGATGACACCCTGCTTTTTCGCAGTTCCGGAGAGAAGTTTACAGATCTGCAGAAAAATCAGCTGATGCGGCGTAATGTCAAAGATAATGAAAGCCTGAAATATTTAAAAAGTTACAGGCAACGCTTTGAAGGTTCACAACATAAGGATGAAAGCATCTGGTACAGTTATATAGATTTAAATATATTTCAAGCAGAGCATTTTTTGACAAAACTTGACCGTGTCAGTATGGCGCACTCCATAGAATCACGCACTCCTTTTTTAGATCATAAACTTGCATCTGCTCTTTTTAGCATCGACCCAAAACTACGCTACGGAGATGGCATTACAAAATCACTTTTAAAAGAAGTTATGAGAAACAAACTTGATACAAAAATACTCACAAGAAAGAAAAAAGGTTTTTCAAATCCTTATATGGAGTACCTCATCAACTCTAAAAAAATCAACCTTATTCAAGAAGTCAATACACAAACAGGGATGTTTCACAAAAAGAAATTAGACGAATATATAAACACAGCATCAAGGGGAAGTTTTAAGCAGCATGTTTGGGGACTTTATGTACTATCATACTGGATAAAAAAGAATCTGCTTTAA
- a CDS encoding class I SAM-dependent methyltransferase gives MPRIDSEKFYLASLKKHGATSRGLNWSSDVHQSIRFEKIAALLGDALNESVIGDAGCGFGDFYHYLQANNLHVKKYLGIDSLKEMCEIATQKTECEIIHADIIKEALPMADYYICSGALNILTPFETQLFIRSCYQSSTQGFVFNALYGDKKSDIYNYINMDTIQSLAKSLHVKSVSFIEGYIEHDITVGFFK, from the coding sequence ATGCCGCGAATTGACAGTGAAAAATTTTATCTGGCATCACTTAAAAAACATGGCGCAACTTCCCGTGGTCTTAATTGGTCATCAGATGTGCATCAGTCTATCCGCTTTGAAAAGATTGCAGCACTTTTAGGCGATGCGCTCAACGAGTCTGTCATAGGCGATGCAGGCTGCGGTTTTGGAGATTTTTATCATTATTTGCAGGCAAATAATTTACATGTAAAAAAATATCTAGGCATTGATTCTCTCAAAGAGATGTGTGAAATTGCCACACAAAAAACAGAGTGTGAAATTATACATGCAGATATAATAAAAGAAGCACTTCCTATGGCGGATTATTATATCTGCAGCGGTGCTTTAAATATTCTAACACCTTTTGAAACACAACTTTTTATACGCAGCTGTTATCAATCCTCTACACAAGGTTTTGTTTTTAATGCTTTGTACGGCGATAAAAAGAGCGACATATATAATTACATAAATATGGACACAATCCAATCGCTTGCAAAGAGCTTACATGTAAAGAGTGTCAGCTTTATAGAAGGATATATAGAACATGACATCACAGTAGGATTTTTCAAATAA